A window of the Astyanax mexicanus isolate ESR-SI-001 chromosome 22, AstMex3_surface, whole genome shotgun sequence genome harbors these coding sequences:
- the iscu gene encoding iron-sulfur cluster assembly enzyme ISCU, mitochondrial — MALSSVGKCFSSFGLFGRTLTGTEAKAVCCYHKKVVDHYENPRNVGSLDKNARNVGTGLVGAPACGDVMKLQIQVDENGKIVDARFKTFGCGSAIASSSLATEWVKGKSVDEALKIKNTEIAKELCLPPVKLHCSMLAEDAIKAALADYRLKQKDEEKVAEAVN; from the exons ATGGCGCTGTCGTCGGTGGGGAAGTGCTTCTCGTCCTTTGGGCTGTTTGGCAGAACTCTGACGGGCACGGAGGCGAAGGCGGTGTGCTGCTACCACAAGAAG gTGGTTGACCATTATGAGAACCCAAGAAATGTTGGATCATTGGATAAAAATGCCAGGAATGTAGGGACTGGCCTAGTGGGGGCACCTGCCTGTGGTGATGTTATGAAACTGCAG atccAGGTTGATGAAAATGGAAAGATTGTTGACGCCAGATTCAAAACCTTTGGTTGTGGGTCAGCCATCGCCTCAAGTTCCTTGGCTACCGAGTGGGTGAAAGGCAAATCG gtTGACGAAGCTCTAAAAATCAAGAACACAGAGATTGCTAAAGAACTGTGTCTGCCTCCAGTCAAGCTTCACTGCTCAA TGCTTGCCGAGGACGCCATCAAGGCTGCCCTGGCTGATTACAGACTGAAGCAGAAGGATGAGGAGAAGGTTGCAGAGGCTGTGAATTAA
- the LOC111191576 gene encoding reticulon-4 receptor, with amino-acid sequence MHSCLFILLLLLHSLGPCHPILSPCPAGCCCPRPGVLILCESLGLHVLPRSVPLTTSALSVARNRLCNVDNVLRRYSSLQELSLSHNWLDRFPRGLPTSLESLQLGENRITYITTGALRHLGNLTQLDLEDNRIRAIQPGAFLGQGRLKKLSLKGNRLTSLPLHLPSSLMHLDVSANCISALDLASLATLVNLQVLKINSNCLRSVPEQAFDRLPSLRTVELANNLWVCECDIMYLYRWLLTDRLRMATDLVCTAPLHLAHKLLLTLSIMAICPKVLKPSERLAPLNTSVASKVLQETTETQTTEEDLTPIEELSDALFNETRTLRRSCRNSPMNPNRTLPSGVNRIASQSHFRSNHSSLEGLSYEQCLLLNTTYLVPQSTQMPYSPDPEEDHECVDNGTDLQTARSSTEVPVSLFSPTSEAGIHFVASPRTLTQSSDPVMIGLLSVLCVLTGFLLVTVFLVLRSILWRNQRIAPLPSSLSSQINVSS; translated from the coding sequence ATGCATTCTTGCCTCTTCATTCTCCTGCTGTTACTACACTCTCTGGGCCCTTGCCATCCGATCCTCTCTCCCTGTCCTGCAGGCTGCTGCTGCCCACGACCTGGTGTGCTGATCCTGTGCGAGTCCCTTGGTCTGCATGTGCTCCCTCGCTCTGTCCCCCTCACTACTTCTGCCCTGTCTGTGGCACGGAACCGCCTTTGCAACGTGGATAACGTCCTGCGACGCTACTCCAGCCTTCAGGAGTTAAGCCTCAGTCATAACTGGCTGGACCGCTTTCCCCGAGGGCTACCAACGAGCCTGGAGAGCCTGCAGCTCGGAGAGAACCGCATCACCTACATCACCACAGGGGCCCTGAGGCACTTGGGTAACCTCACACAACTGGACCTGGAGGACAACCGCATACGTGCAATCCAGCCTGGTGCGTTCTTGGGCCAGGGTCGGCTGAAGAAGCTGTCCCTGAAGGGGAACAGACTTACCAGCCTGCCCTTGCACCTGCCTTCTTCGCTTATGCACCTGGATGTGTCAGCCAACTGCATCTCGGCCCTGGACCTGGCCTCGCTGGCCACATTGGTGAACCTCCAAGTGCTCAAGATCAACAGCAACTGCTTGCGCTCTGTGCCTGAGCAGGCTTTTGACAGACTGCCAAGCCTGCGGACCGTGGAGCTGGCTAATAACCTGTGGGTCTGTGAATGTGACATCATGTATCTGTACAGGTGGCTGCTCACGGACAGATTAAGGATGGCAACAGATCTAGTGTGCACTGCACCCTTGCACCTTGCACACAAGCTGCTCTTGACCTTGTCTATCATGGCTATATGTCCGAAGGTACTGAAACCCAGTGAAAGATTAGCGCCACTCAACACATCAGTAGCTTCTAAGGTACTGCAAGAGACCACTGAAACTCAGACTACAGAGGAGGACCTTACACCTATAGAGGAACTTTCAGATGCTCTTTTCAACGAAACCAGGACATTGAGACGTTCTTGCAGGAACTCACCCATGAATCCGAACAGAACACTTCCCTCAGGTGTTAATCGTATTGCATCGCAGTCTCATTTTAGGTCCAACCATTCCTCTCTTGAAGGACTTAGCTATGAACAGTGTTTACTACTGAATACCACTTATCTTGTCCCTCAGTCAACTCAGATGCCATACAGCCCGGACCCAGAAGAGGACCATGAGTGTGTTGACAATGGGACAGACCTCCAAACAGCTCGATCAAGCACTGAAGTTCCTGTAAGCCTGTTTTCACCCACTAGTGAGGCAGGAATCCACTTTGTTGCATCTCCTCGAACCCTGACCCAGTCTAGTGACCCAGTGATGATTGGTTTACTGTCTGTGCTGTGTGTGCTAACAGGGTTCCTGCTTGTAACTGTATTTCTGGTGCTGAGAAGCATTCTGTGGAGAAATCAAAGGATAGCTCCACTCCCATCCTCATTAAGCAGTCAAATTAATGTGAGCTCTTGA
- the tmem119a gene encoding transmembrane protein 119 codes for MSSVLPHLTCVFLLALWGWSCSSMAFPFNMSMDGSGDEPELIFPTSRSTYVPPPLSASPSPPPSITTTFIRLKDFLFNRVVDFLRDNLLLITVVMSLLVVLIFIVCCASAMSHKRKLEAYYPPKKYVPRKYMAGQGPDRPQQQQQQQGQSQHKPQTTTNYHRTPSKALVGEKEGKDPRPKPQEVQKQVEEVEEVEVPKVVEKKKVDELKPSTSTAGNGQVMVCTCHLKKAH; via the coding sequence ATGTCGTCGGTGCTTCCTCACCTTACCTGCGTCTTCCTCCTGGCCCTCTGGGGCTGGAGCTGCTCCAGCATGGCCTTCCCCTTCAACATGTCCATGGACGGAAGCGGGGATGAGCCAGAGCTGATCTTCCCCACGTCCCGCAGCACCTACGTCCCACCTCCACTATCAGCATCCCCTTCTCCTCCGCCCAGCATCACCACCACCTTCATCCGCCTCAAGGACTTCCTGTTCAACCGCGTGGTGGACTTCTTACGGGACAACCTGCTCCTGATCACTGTGGTGATGTCTCTGCTGGTGGTCTTAATCTTTATCGTGTGCTGCGCCTCAGCCATGAGTCACAAGCGTAAGCTGGAGGCCTACTACCCGCCCAAGAAGTACGTACCCCGGAAGTACATGGCGGGACAAGGGCCAGACCGGccccagcagcagcaacagcaacaaGGCCAGTCCCAGCACAAACCCCAGACCACCACCAACTACCACCGCACCCCATCCAAGGCCCTGGTGGGTGAGAAGGAGGGTAAAGACCCCAGACCCAAGCCGCAGGAGGTGCAGAAAcaagtggaggaggtggaggaagtGGAGGTTCCGAAGGTAGTGGAGAAGAAGAAGGTGGACGAGCTCAAGCCCAGTACTTCTACTGCAGGAAACGGCCAGGTGATGGTGTGCACATGCCACCTGAAGAAAGCCCACTGA